In Armatimonadota bacterium, one DNA window encodes the following:
- the rplL gene encoding 50S ribosomal protein L7/L12: protein MATTVEKIVEDIAGMTAMELSELKKALEDKFGVTAAAPMMGMPMMMGGGGEAAPAAEEKTDFDVILAAAGDQKLQVIKVVRELTALGLKEAKDLVDGAPQPIKQGVPKDEADKIKKAIEEVGGKVEVK from the coding sequence ATGGCAACCACCGTTGAAAAAATCGTTGAAGACATCGCAGGAATGACCGCCATGGAGCTTTCCGAGCTCAAGAAGGCGCTCGAAGACAAGTTTGGCGTCACCGCCGCGGCCCCCATGATGGGCATGCCCATGATGATGGGCGGCGGCGGCGAAGCCGCTCCGGCAGCCGAAGAGAAGACCGACTTCGACGTGATCCTGGCAGCCGCCGGCGATCAGAAGCTCCAGGTCATCAAGGTCGTGCGCGAGCTCACCGCCCTTGGCCTCAAGGAAGCCAAGGACCTGGTCGATGGCGCCCCGCAGCCCATCAAGCAGGGCGTGCCCAAGGACGAGGCCGACAAGATCAAGAAAGCGATCGAAGAGGTCGGCGGCAAGGTCGAAGTCAAGTAG
- the rplJ gene encoding 50S ribosomal protein L10, which yields MPTAQKEQTIEQAKEWYSKSSGLVFADYRGLKVKEMQQLRQNLKAKGGELHVVKNTLFRRAAGEAADTLPYEFHNGPTAVAFVYENESDCCKALFDYAQTHKSLTIKGGMFGGKVMDAKSVEALSKLPPRDVLIAQVIGTIVAPLTQLVGVIDALVAEPIRTIYAVADKFGEPTADAPAEAAPADVSDKSDASDEATNAPQPEASSESTEAAEAPSAEPAPEAAETPAEPPVSDVSDVSDESDTSEPAAEAPAEEPTN from the coding sequence ATGCCTACTGCCCAGAAAGAGCAAACGATCGAGCAGGCCAAGGAGTGGTACTCCAAGTCGTCTGGCCTCGTGTTTGCGGACTACCGCGGGCTGAAGGTGAAAGAGATGCAGCAGCTTCGCCAGAACCTTAAGGCGAAGGGAGGCGAGCTGCACGTGGTCAAAAACACGCTCTTTCGCCGCGCCGCGGGCGAGGCCGCAGATACGCTGCCGTACGAGTTCCACAACGGCCCCACGGCGGTCGCGTTCGTTTATGAAAACGAGAGCGATTGCTGCAAGGCCCTGTTCGACTATGCGCAAACCCACAAGAGTCTGACGATCAAGGGTGGCATGTTTGGCGGCAAAGTCATGGACGCCAAGAGCGTCGAGGCGCTTTCCAAGCTGCCTCCGCGGGATGTGCTGATCGCCCAGGTGATCGGGACCATCGTCGCGCCGCTGACCCAACTCGTCGGCGTTATCGACGCCCTCGTGGCCGAGCCGATCCGCACGATCTATGCGGTCGCCGACAAGTTCGGCGAGCCGACGGCTGATGCGCCGGCGGAAGCGGCCCCGGCGGACGTGTCGGACAAGTCTGACGCGTCAGACGAAGCAACAAACGCCCCCCAACCGGAAGCTTCCTCAGAGTCGACGGAGGCCGCTGAAGCGCCCTCCGCGGAACCCGCGCCCGAAGCCGCGGAAACCCCTGCTGAGCCCCCAGTGTCCGACGTGTCTGACGTGTCAGACGAGTCCGACACTAGCGAGCCCGCCGCAGAAGCCCCGGCCGAAGAGCCCACGAACTAA